One region of Thiorhodovibrio frisius genomic DNA includes:
- a CDS encoding tryptophan--tRNA ligase, producing MSSVSAAHARVLSGMRPTGRLHLGHYHGVLKNWLELQHEYDCFFFVADWHALTTDYEQPGNIPQASWEMVIDWLAAGINAGSATIFVQSRVPEHAELHLLLSMITPLGWLERVPTYKDQQEKLKEKDLATYGFLGYPLLQSADILMYRAGLVPVGEDQVAHVEMTREIARRFNHIYGREADFEEQAEQAVRKMGKKNARLFSDLRRSYQEQGDQEALGVARALLETQANLTLGDRERLFGYLEGGGRVILPEPKPLLTKASKMPGLDGQKMSKSYGNTIGLRDDPAEIEKKLRTMPTDPQRVRRTDPGDPEVCPVWQFHQVYSDEARRDWVQEGCRSASIGCIECKRPVIDAVLAELEPIQNHARELEQQPELVRSILNDGCDHARDVARETMAEVRHAMSLTQT from the coding sequence TTGTCTTCGGTATCCGCTGCGCATGCGCGCGTGCTCTCGGGCATGCGCCCGACTGGCCGCTTGCATCTGGGGCACTATCATGGCGTGCTCAAAAATTGGCTCGAATTGCAGCATGAGTATGACTGCTTCTTCTTCGTCGCCGACTGGCATGCCCTGACCACCGACTACGAGCAGCCTGGCAATATTCCCCAGGCCAGCTGGGAGATGGTGATTGACTGGCTGGCAGCGGGCATCAATGCCGGGTCCGCCACCATCTTTGTGCAGTCGCGGGTACCTGAGCATGCCGAGCTGCATCTGCTGCTGTCCATGATCACCCCGCTCGGTTGGCTCGAGCGGGTGCCGACCTATAAAGACCAGCAGGAAAAGCTCAAGGAAAAAGACCTGGCGACCTATGGGTTTCTCGGTTATCCGCTGTTGCAGAGCGCCGATATCCTGATGTATCGCGCCGGTCTGGTGCCGGTGGGTGAGGATCAGGTCGCGCATGTCGAGATGACGCGCGAAATTGCCCGCCGCTTCAATCACATCTATGGGCGCGAGGCAGACTTTGAGGAGCAGGCCGAACAAGCCGTGCGCAAAATGGGCAAGAAGAACGCGCGCCTGTTCAGCGACCTGCGCCGCAGCTACCAGGAGCAGGGTGACCAGGAAGCGCTCGGGGTCGCCCGCGCCCTGCTAGAGACCCAGGCGAACCTGACCCTGGGGGACCGCGAGCGGCTGTTCGGCTATCTCGAGGGTGGCGGTCGGGTGATACTGCCCGAGCCCAAGCCACTGCTAACCAAGGCATCGAAAATGCCGGGGCTCGATGGACAGAAAATGTCCAAATCCTATGGCAACACCATCGGCCTGCGCGATGATCCAGCGGAGATCGAAAAAAAGCTGCGCACCATGCCGACCGATCCCCAGCGCGTGCGTCGCACCGATCCGGGCGATCCGGAAGTCTGCCCGGTGTGGCAGTTCCATCAGGTCTATTCCGACGAGGCGCGTCGCGACTGGGTGCAGGAGGGCTGTCGGTCAGCCAGCATTGGTTGCATCGAGTGCAAGCGCCCTGTGATTGATGCCGTGCTTGCCGAGCTGGAACCAATACAGAATCACGCGCGCGAACTCGAGCAGCAACCCGAGCTGGTGCGCTCTATCCTCAACGATGGCTGCGATCATGCGCGCGATGTGGCGCGTGAGACCATGGCCGAGGTGCGCCATGCCATGTCGCTCACGCAGACCTAA
- a CDS encoding site-2 protease family protein: MDTLNQLIPLIAVLALPMLFAITVHEAAHGWVASRRGDKTALMLGRVTFNPLKHIDPVGTIAVPLGIFLLASLMGSAPILFGWAKPVPVNWRNLQRPRLDMALVAVAGPTANLLMALAWGLMIKLGALLLTTYQGPTAEWLAMPLIYMGAAGVLINLLLMVLNLFPLLPLDGGRVLNAALPPRLSRYYSRLEPFGLMILILMLFTGALTLVLFPAVSAVLSVMPGAGIVRELFPL; this comes from the coding sequence ATGGATACACTCAACCAACTGATTCCGCTAATTGCCGTGCTGGCCTTGCCGATGCTGTTCGCCATCACGGTGCATGAGGCGGCGCACGGTTGGGTGGCCAGCAGGCGCGGCGACAAAACGGCCCTGATGCTGGGGCGGGTGACCTTCAATCCGCTCAAGCACATCGATCCGGTGGGGACCATCGCGGTGCCCCTGGGAATTTTTTTGCTTGCCTCGTTGATGGGGAGTGCTCCGATTTTGTTTGGCTGGGCCAAACCGGTGCCGGTCAATTGGCGCAATTTGCAGCGTCCGCGGCTGGATATGGCCCTGGTCGCCGTGGCCGGCCCGACAGCCAACCTGCTGATGGCTCTGGCCTGGGGGCTGATGATTAAACTCGGTGCCCTGCTGTTGACCACCTATCAGGGGCCAACCGCTGAATGGTTGGCCATGCCGCTCATTTACATGGGTGCGGCTGGGGTGCTGATTAACCTGCTGCTGATGGTGCTGAATCTCTTTCCGCTGCTGCCGCTCGATGGCGGACGGGTGCTGAACGCTGCCTTGCCGCCGCGCTTGTCCCGTTACTACAGTCGGCTTGAGCCTTTCGGCTTGATGATCCTGATTCTAATGCTCTTTACCGGCGCGCTCACGCTGGTCCTGTTTCCGGCGGTGTCGGCCGTGCTGTCAGTGATGCCTGGCGCCGGTATTGTGCGCGAACTTTTTCCACTCTGA